Proteins encoded in a region of the Vicia villosa cultivar HV-30 ecotype Madison, WI linkage group LG5, Vvil1.0, whole genome shotgun sequence genome:
- the LOC131604599 gene encoding uncharacterized protein LOC131604599: protein MRDIIMQTRGGGLQRINELHAAYMAYQYPLIFPYGEDGYRPDVAHRDLPSNSNSVRNRLTIREFLAYRIQTRCNEAKTLLSSRRLFQQFLVDGYTMLESEKLEWLRKNQPKLRVSKYNALNEEGDQNQAQGNNIGKRVVFPSSFVGGRRFMDQLYYDGMAICSKVGFPDLFITFTCNPNWPEIQRVLGPLHLKPQDRPDIISRVFKIKFDQLLTDLTKKGVLGKVLAYMYTIEFQKRGLPHAHILIFLHPSNKYPGPEDIDKIISAEVPDPETHPRLYSLVKAHMVHGPCGLANPKTPCTKDGRCTKFYPKKFQPTTIVDQEGYPVYRRRDNKHTIEKNGLIFHSGHVVPHNPSLLLKYEAHINMEWCNQRTSIKYLFKYINKGSDRISAIIQGQDRNNVDEIKQYLDCRYISPSEACWRIFSYSIHGRKPAVERLYFHMEGENSVYYKDYEQVGDVLLKPSVTESMFTAWFEANKTYEEARLLTYGDFVSKFVYHKRSRSWKPRKRGYTIGRLIWVPQSTGELFYLRMMLTIKKDPLCYQDIKTVDGKKLKTFRDACFAMGFLQDDREFVEAIKEAHQWGSGHFLRKLYVTMLLSSSMNRPEHVWRKTWMYLSDGILYDQRVFTRDPGLTMSDAELKERTLMAIETLLQNNNRSLKDFKTMPYPKDYVESFTGNRLLYDERQYDVVAQQQIFESLYASLTDEQRSIFEEIMDAVEKQEGGVFFLYGYGGTGKTFMWNTLSAALRSKKKIVLPVASSGIASLLLPGGRTTHSRFKIPVPTVETSICNIEKQDDLAELLKMTDLIIWDEAPMANKFCFESLDKSLRDIMSGTTHASKRVFGGKVVVFGGDFRQILPVIPRGTRSDIIHATINASYIWDHCRVLRLTKNMRLQTGQPTSTADDIRSFSEWILKIGDGTMCEPNDGYADICIPDEFLISSFSDPIKGIVEDTYPDLIHNYLDSNYLQSRAILASTIEVVGDINQYITNLLPGEEKKYFSSDSIDKSDASSFDAYEHVTPEFLNALKTSGLPNHSIKLKVGATIMLMRNLDQSEGLCNGTRLTVTRLAAHVIEAKIISGKNVGNLTGETPISNYCFLRHDY, encoded by the exons ATGCGTGATATCATTATGCAAACAAGAGGAGGAGGACTTCAGCGAATCAACGAACTGCATGCTGCTTACATGGCTTACCAAtatcctttgatttttccttatgGTGAGGACGGTTATAGACCTGATGTAGCTCATAGGGACTTGCCTTCCAACAGTAACAGCGTAAGAAATAGGCTCACAATTCGGGAATTTTTGGCATACCGCATTCAAACCAGGTGCAACGAAGCTAAGACTCTATTATCTTCTAGAAGGTTGTTCCAGCAATTTCTGGTCGATGGTTACACAATGTTGGAATCTGAGAAACTTGAATGGTTACGTAAAAATCAACCAAAACTTCGGGTTTCCAAGTACAATGCTTTAAATGAAGAGGGAGACCAGAATCAAGCGCAGGGGAACAACATAGGTAAACGAGTCGTTTTTCCTTCCTCATTTGTCGGAGGTCGTAGGTTTATGGATCAATTGTACTATGATGGAATGGCTATATGCAGTAAAGTTGGATTTCCGGATTTGTTTATTACCTTTACTTGTAACCCAAATTGGCCTGAGATTCAGAGAGTACTTGGACCTCTTCATTTGAAGCCTCAAGATCGACCAGATATCATCTCGAGAGtattcaaaatcaagtttgatcAATTGCTTACAGATTTAACCAAAAAAGGTGTTCTTGGAAAAGTACTTGCCT ATATGTACACCATTGAGTTTCAAAAGAGAGGATTGCCTCATGCCCATATATTGATCTTCTTGCATCCTTCGAACAAATATCCAGGTCCAGAAGACATTGACAAGATCATCAGTGCTGAAGTGCCCGATCCCGAAACACACCCTCGGTTGTACAGTTTGGTCAAAGCTCACATGGTTCATGGTCCTTGTGGTTTGGCAAATCCCAAGACACCTTGCACGAAAGATGGGAGGTGCACCAAGTTTTACCCTAAGAAGTTTCAACCTACGACTATCGTGGACCAAGAAGGGTATCCTGTTTATAGGAGAAGAGACAACAAACACACTATTGAAAAAAATGGATTAATCTTTCACAGTGGTCATGTTGTTCCTCACAATCCAAGTTTGTTGTTGAAGTACGAAGCCCACATTAACATGGAATGGTGCAACCAAAGAACTTCTATCAAATACCTTTTCAAATATATAAACAAAGGTTCCGATAGAATTTCTGCAATCATACAAGGCCAAGATAGAAACAATGTCGACGAGATCAAGCAATATTTGGATTGTCGATACATCTCCCCAAGTGAAGCATGTTGGAGGATATTTTCCTATTCTATACATGGCAGAAAGCCAGCCGTAGAAAGACTGTATTTTCACATGGAAGGTGAAAACTCTGTGTACTACAAAGACTACGAGCAGGTTGGTGATGTGTTACTCAAACCAAGTGTAACAGAGTCGATGTTTACAGCATGGTTTGAAGCAAACAAAACTTATGAAGAAGCAAGATTACTAACTTATGGAGACTTTGTTTCTAAGTTTGTCTATCATAAACGAAGTCGGAGTTGGAAACCAAGGAAACGAGGGTATACCATTGGTCGACTCATTTGGGTTCCTCAGAGCACCGGTGAGTTGTTTTATTTAAGGATGATGCTCACTATCAAAAAGGATCCTTTATGCTATCAGGACATCAAGACGGTGGACGGTAAAAAGCTAAAAACATTTAGAGATGCATGCTTTGCGATGGGATTTTTACAAGATGATCGTGAATTTGTCGAGGCAATCAAAGAGGCGCATCAGTGGGGTTCAGGTCATTTTTTACGCAAGTTGTATGTTACCATGTTACTATCTTCGTCGATGAATAGACCCGAACATGTTTGGAGAAAGACTTGGATGTATTTATCGGATGGCATTCTTTATGATCAACGAGTCTTCACAAGAGATCCAG GTCTGACAATGAGTGATGCCGAGTTAAAAGAACGGACACTCATGGCTATTGAAACTCTATTACAAAATAATAATCGAAGTTTGAAGGACTTCAAGACAATGCCATATCCGAAAGATTATGTTGAATCCTTTACAGGAAATCGACTCCTTTATGATGAACGTCAATATGATGTTGTTGCTCAGCAACAAATTTTTGAAAGTCTGTATGCTTCTCTTACAG ATGAACAAAGAAGCATCTTTGAGGAGATCATGGATGCTGTAGAAAAGCAAGAAGGcggagttttttttttatatggctACGGTGGCACTGGTAAGACCTTCATGTGGAACACTCTATCAGCAGCCCTTAGGtctaagaaaaaaattgttttgccGGTTGCTTCAAGTGGGATTGCAAGTTTGTTGTTACCAGGTGGAAGAACAACTCATTCTAGATTTAAGATTCCTGTCCCTACAGTAGAAACTTCTATATGcaacattgaaaaacaagatgATCTTGCCGAGCTTCTAAAGATGACAGATCTAATCATATGGGATGAGGCTCCTATGGCTAACAAGTTTTGCTTTGAATCACTCGACAAATCATTGAGAGATATTATGAGTGGAACCACACATGcttctaaaagagtttttggaggTAAGGTTGTTGTGTTTGGAGGTGACTTCAGACAAATTCTCCCTGTTATACCAAGAGGTACTAGATCTGATATTATCCATGCAACAATCAATGCTTCTTATATTTGGGATCATTGTAGAGTCTTGAGGCTTACAAAAAACATGCGCTTGCAAACTGGTCAACCCACTTCTACAGCTGATGACATAAGGAGTTTTTCCGAGTGGATTTTAAAAATTGGAGATGGCACAATGTGTGAGCCAAATGATGGCTATGCTGATATTTGTATTCCAGATGAGTTCTTAATTTCTAGCTTTTCAGATCCGATTAAGGGAATTGTTGAAGATACGTACCCTGATCTCATTCATAACTATCTTGATTCCAATTATCTTCAAAGTCGTGCGATCTTAGCTTCGACAATCGAAGTAGTCGGTGATATTAACCAATATATAACAAACCTTCTTCCAG gagaagagaaaaaataCTTTAGTAGTGATTCTATTGATAAATCTGATGCAAGTAGCTTTGATGCATATGAGCACGTGACACCCGAGTTCCTAAATGCTCTTAAGACTTCGGGATTGCCTAACCATTCAATCAAGTTAAAAGTTGGGGCCACTATTATGTTAATGCGCAACCTAGACCAATCTGAAGGTTTGTGCAATGGTACAAGGCTAACTGTTACTAGGCTTGCTGCTCATGTCATTGAAGctaagatcatttctggaaaaaatGTTGGTAACTTAACTGGTGAGACGCCAATTTCCAATTATTGTTTCCTTCGCCATGACTATTAA